A single genomic interval of Terriglobus albidus harbors:
- a CDS encoding mechanosensitive ion channel family protein, producing the protein MFIKILHVWHGWFFALFLFCAALVFSNVFHWLLFRVLRRKQAQETSLESRGLGLGLQRYLARPARAIFVLTCLFLVEPGLPIPRSYHDEVRQAMAILFVLSLGWFAAGFVYVVQNIFLRRYDITSTDNIQARRIHTQFGLFRRFLISLIVVVTIAGVLWTFHDDRLWKAGTGLLASAGIASLVLATAAKSTASNFLAGVQIALTEPIRIDDVVIVQGEWGRIEEITSAYVVVKIWDLRRLIVPLSYFIENSFQNWTRQSSDILGTAFLYVDYTIPVEPLRQKLREICESSPLWDRKVCVLQVTDVKEHTMELRCLVSNRSAGDNFDLRCLVREKMIEFIRENYPQHFPRTRFTALPDSGRSQGETAEKFTTPIQKAS; encoded by the coding sequence ATGTTCATCAAAATCCTCCATGTCTGGCATGGCTGGTTCTTTGCCCTCTTTCTGTTCTGCGCCGCACTCGTCTTTTCCAACGTCTTCCACTGGCTGCTCTTCCGCGTACTTCGCCGAAAGCAGGCACAGGAGACAAGCCTGGAGAGCCGCGGGCTCGGACTTGGCCTGCAGCGCTATCTCGCTCGTCCCGCGCGCGCCATCTTCGTACTGACCTGTCTCTTTCTGGTTGAGCCGGGTCTGCCTATTCCGCGGAGCTATCACGATGAGGTCCGTCAGGCGATGGCCATCCTCTTCGTTCTCTCTCTCGGGTGGTTTGCTGCCGGATTCGTCTATGTGGTGCAGAACATCTTCCTTCGGCGCTACGACATCACCTCGACCGACAATATTCAGGCACGGCGTATCCATACGCAGTTCGGTCTCTTTCGACGCTTCCTGATCTCGCTCATCGTCGTTGTCACCATCGCGGGCGTCCTGTGGACCTTCCACGACGACCGTCTCTGGAAAGCAGGCACCGGCTTGCTGGCTTCCGCGGGTATTGCTTCCTTGGTTCTGGCCACTGCCGCCAAGTCCACCGCTTCGAACTTTCTGGCCGGTGTGCAGATTGCATTGACCGAGCCCATCCGTATCGATGATGTAGTCATCGTGCAGGGCGAGTGGGGACGCATCGAAGAGATCACTTCCGCCTATGTTGTCGTCAAGATCTGGGACCTGCGCCGTCTGATCGTGCCGCTGAGTTACTTCATCGAAAACAGCTTCCAGAACTGGACGCGCCAATCCTCCGACATCCTTGGGACCGCCTTTCTCTACGTCGACTACACCATCCCGGTGGAGCCGCTCCGCCAGAAGCTGCGCGAGATCTGCGAGTCCTCACCTCTGTGGGACCGCAAGGTCTGCGTGCTGCAGGTAACTGACGTAAAAGAACACACCATGGAGCTGCGCTGCCTGGTTAGCAATCGCAGCGCCGGCGATAATTTCGATCTTCGCTGCCTGGTGCGGGAGAAGATGATCGAGTTCATCCGCGAGAACTACCCGCAGCACTTCCCGCGCACGCGCTTCACGGCTCTGCCTGACTCCGGCCGGTCGCAGGGCGAAACCGCCGAGAAATTTACGACACCGATACAGAAAGCCTCGTAA
- a CDS encoding acetate/propionate family kinase: MPLVLCFNPGSNSLKFDLIETTANQPRASAGKRLLTGDIDNVGKDTTLEITRGDQPLHSEPLPAGDFDAMTTASLDALDKLDLPKPDLAGVRVVHGGSDFNAAVGIDDEVIRKIEARAELAPLHNPKSVKVIRALQQHGSALPLACTFDTAFHHTLPEVAWRYAIDYDVANRHGIRKYGFHGLSHRYQLEQFCSLSNTAIQQANIVTSHLESGSSVCAIREGRSVETSMGFTPLEGLMMGTRSGSIDPAILPYLMQHENLSSQDALQFLEKKSGLLAISGQSLDTRILRKKTDERSLLAMAMYAYRVRATMGAYLAVLGDAQAIVFGGGIGENTPEVRGPILEGLRGWGVDVDPARNTNVMAGDTLLSSPASKLAVWVIHADEGLQLAHECTQALQ; encoded by the coding sequence ATGCCCCTCGTCCTGTGTTTCAACCCGGGCAGCAACTCGCTGAAGTTCGACCTCATTGAGACGACCGCTAACCAGCCGCGCGCCTCTGCCGGAAAGCGCCTGCTTACCGGCGACATTGATAACGTCGGTAAGGACACTACGCTCGAGATCACACGCGGCGATCAGCCTCTGCACTCTGAGCCTTTGCCGGCAGGTGACTTCGACGCCATGACTACGGCTTCGCTCGATGCCCTCGACAAGCTCGATCTTCCGAAGCCCGATCTCGCCGGTGTCCGTGTGGTGCACGGTGGAAGCGATTTCAACGCTGCAGTGGGGATCGACGATGAAGTGATCCGCAAGATCGAGGCCCGCGCCGAGCTTGCTCCGCTGCACAACCCCAAGTCGGTGAAGGTGATTCGCGCACTGCAGCAACATGGCAGCGCCCTGCCCCTTGCCTGTACCTTCGATACGGCCTTCCACCACACGCTGCCCGAGGTCGCGTGGCGTTATGCCATTGACTACGATGTGGCCAACCGCCATGGCATCCGCAAGTACGGTTTTCATGGTCTTTCGCATCGTTATCAGTTGGAGCAGTTTTGTTCGCTGAGCAATACCGCGATCCAGCAGGCGAATATCGTTACCAGTCATCTTGAGAGCGGATCGTCCGTCTGTGCCATCCGCGAAGGCAGGTCGGTAGAGACCTCGATGGGCTTTACGCCGCTGGAGGGTCTGATGATGGGCACACGCTCCGGCTCTATCGACCCGGCGATCCTGCCCTATCTCATGCAGCACGAAAATCTTTCTTCGCAGGACGCGCTGCAGTTCCTGGAAAAGAAGTCGGGTCTTCTCGCCATCTCCGGCCAGTCACTCGACACCCGCATCCTGCGCAAGAAGACAGACGAGCGTTCACTGCTGGCCATGGCCATGTACGCCTATCGTGTCCGCGCCACCATGGGCGCTTATCTTGCTGTTCTGGGTGACGCACAGGCCATTGTTTTCGGCGGAGGCATCGGAGAGAATACTCCTGAAGTACGAGGCCCCATTCTTGAGGGGCTCCGAGGCTGGGGCGTCGACGTCGACCCCGCCCGAAATACAAATGTCATGGCGGGTGACACTTTGCTCTCCTCGCCGGCATCAAAGCTCGCCGTATGGGTGATTCACGCAGACGAAGGCCTGCAGCTTGCACACGAGTGCACACAGGCCCTCCAGTAG
- a CDS encoding phosphoketolase family protein, whose amino-acid sequence MPLTVEEIAGIHAYWRAANYLSVGQIYLRNNPLLHRPLTVNDIKPRLLGHFGTTPGLNFVYVHLNRIIKARRLSMLLITGPGHGAPGILANTFLEGSYSETYPNIQQDADGLKLFFKQFSWPYGIPSHCAANVPGSINEGGELGYSLVHAYGAAFDNPNLIVPCIVGDGEAETGTLATSWHSNKFLNPVTDGTVLPILHLNGYKIANPTVLARIPQEELEQLFRGYGYTPYTVEGDDPEVMHRKMAETLDRIFDHITVIRADAASQYPPQRPAWPMLILRTPKGWTSPHMVDGKQVEGTWRSHQVPLDEVRSNPEHLTLLEEWLRSYKPEELFDNRGRPVPQLLNLAPKGDLRMSVNPSANGGELLKPLVLPDFRDYAVKCNVPCDANEVSATKILGDYLRDVIRYNAGSRNFRIFGPDETASNRLQDVYQATSKQWEGEVLPVDENLAADGRVLEVLSENLCQGWLEGYLLTGRHGFFSCYEAFIHIIDSMFNQHAKWLKACKELPWRKPIASLTYLLSSHVWRQDHNGFSHQDPGFIDHVANKQSEVTRIYFPPDANCLLSVGDHCLRSRNYINLIIAGKQPTHTYLNMDEAVRHCTEGLGIWAWASTCAPEEKPDVILACAGDVPTMEALAAVTVLRNWAPGLKVRFVNIVDLFTLETPGEHPHGIDDENFERIFDQESPVVMAFHGYPTVVHKLTYKRRNHASFHVHGFRGEGTTTTPFDMTVLNQIDRFSLALDCVKYALPGEHDRVRQLYSEKMQQHKLYVAEHGEDMPEVRDWKWAAN is encoded by the coding sequence ATGCCGCTCACCGTTGAGGAAATCGCCGGTATTCATGCATACTGGCGCGCTGCCAACTATCTTTCTGTCGGACAGATCTACCTGCGCAACAATCCGCTGCTCCACCGTCCGCTGACGGTCAACGATATCAAGCCGCGCCTGCTCGGCCACTTCGGCACAACACCCGGCCTCAACTTCGTCTACGTGCATCTCAATCGCATCATCAAGGCCCGGCGCCTCAGCATGCTGCTGATCACTGGGCCGGGCCACGGAGCCCCGGGCATCCTTGCCAATACCTTCCTCGAAGGCAGCTACTCAGAGACCTATCCCAACATCCAGCAGGACGCCGACGGTCTCAAGCTCTTCTTCAAGCAGTTCTCCTGGCCGTACGGCATTCCCAGCCACTGCGCCGCCAACGTCCCCGGCTCTATCAATGAGGGTGGAGAGCTCGGCTACTCGCTGGTGCACGCTTATGGAGCTGCTTTCGATAATCCGAACCTCATCGTTCCCTGCATCGTCGGTGATGGTGAGGCGGAGACGGGCACGCTCGCTACCTCGTGGCACTCGAACAAGTTCCTCAATCCTGTCACCGACGGCACCGTGCTGCCCATCCTGCACCTGAACGGGTACAAGATCGCCAATCCCACGGTGCTGGCGCGCATTCCGCAGGAGGAACTGGAACAGCTCTTCCGTGGCTACGGCTACACGCCGTATACGGTCGAAGGCGATGACCCCGAGGTGATGCACCGGAAGATGGCGGAGACGCTCGATCGAATCTTCGATCACATCACTGTGATTCGCGCCGATGCCGCAAGCCAGTATCCGCCGCAACGTCCGGCCTGGCCAATGCTCATCCTGCGCACCCCTAAGGGCTGGACGTCGCCGCACATGGTCGACGGCAAACAGGTGGAGGGCACATGGCGCTCGCACCAGGTGCCGCTGGATGAGGTGCGCTCCAACCCCGAACATCTCACGCTGCTCGAAGAGTGGCTGCGAAGCTACAAGCCGGAAGAGCTCTTCGACAATCGCGGACGCCCTGTGCCGCAGTTGCTCAACCTTGCTCCCAAAGGCGACCTGCGCATGTCGGTCAATCCCAGCGCCAACGGCGGCGAGTTGTTGAAGCCGCTGGTGCTGCCGGACTTCCGCGACTATGCCGTGAAATGCAATGTGCCTTGCGATGCAAATGAGGTGTCGGCCACCAAGATCCTCGGCGACTACCTCCGGGACGTCATCCGCTACAACGCCGGCAGCCGCAACTTCCGCATCTTCGGCCCCGATGAGACCGCCTCCAACCGCCTGCAGGATGTCTACCAGGCCACGTCGAAACAGTGGGAGGGCGAGGTGCTTCCCGTCGATGAGAATCTCGCCGCTGATGGCCGCGTGCTCGAAGTGCTGTCAGAGAATCTCTGCCAGGGCTGGCTCGAAGGCTATCTCCTCACCGGCCGCCACGGCTTCTTCTCCTGCTACGAGGCCTTCATCCATATCATCGACTCGATGTTCAACCAGCATGCCAAGTGGCTGAAGGCCTGCAAAGAGCTGCCCTGGCGCAAGCCAATCGCTTCGCTGACCTATCTGCTCAGCTCGCATGTCTGGCGGCAGGACCACAACGGTTTCTCCCACCAGGACCCCGGCTTCATCGACCACGTCGCCAACAAGCAGAGCGAGGTGACGCGCATCTACTTCCCTCCCGATGCCAACTGCCTGCTCTCGGTCGGCGATCACTGCCTGCGCTCCCGCAACTACATCAACCTCATCATCGCCGGGAAGCAGCCGACACACACCTACCTCAACATGGACGAGGCCGTGCGTCACTGTACCGAAGGCCTGGGTATCTGGGCCTGGGCTTCCACCTGTGCGCCGGAAGAGAAGCCGGACGTCATTCTCGCCTGCGCCGGCGACGTTCCCACCATGGAGGCTCTGGCGGCTGTGACGGTGCTGCGTAACTGGGCACCCGGCCTCAAGGTTCGTTTCGTCAACATCGTCGATCTCTTCACCCTGGAGACGCCCGGAGAGCATCCTCACGGCATCGACGACGAAAACTTCGAACGGATCTTCGATCAGGAAAGCCCGGTCGTCATGGCCTTCCACGGCTACCCGACCGTAGTGCACAAGCTCACCTACAAGCGCCGCAACCATGCCAGCTTCCATGTCCACGGCTTCCGCGGCGAAGGCACCACGACGACGCCGTTCGATATGACGGTACTCAACCAGATCGACCGCTTTTCATTGGCACTGGATTGCGTGAAGTATGCATTGCCCGGAGAGCACGATCGCGTCCGCCAGCTCTATAGCGAAAAGATGCAACAGCATAAGCTCTACGTTGCGGAACACGGCGAGGATATGCCTGAGGTAAGGGATTGGAAGTGGGCTGCTAATTGA
- a CDS encoding alpha/beta fold hydrolase: protein MSAALNIREEEVVVDGIAVHYRVAGTGRPLLLLHGLLADGQTWRRNLKDLARHSTVYAVDLFNMGKSQRVAGLDASLEATADRIARLMDSLGLDEADIAGHSHGGALAMMLAARHTHRVGKLVLFAPANPFCGHGARNARFFATPLGAWLGRRVPQWPGLLHRAALRRMYGEPSRIIDGTLACYTEHLSIPGTMDHLLAIVRSWGSDMRRLKKVMNQLADVPALLIWGDRDRAVSLPSAQLLAKEMHHAELLVLHGVGHLPFEEQPEVCNRAIARWLQN, encoded by the coding sequence GTGTCTGCAGCACTCAACATCCGTGAAGAAGAGGTCGTCGTCGATGGCATCGCGGTGCACTACCGCGTTGCCGGAACGGGGCGCCCGCTGCTTCTGCTGCACGGGTTGTTGGCCGATGGGCAGACCTGGCGTCGGAACCTCAAGGATCTGGCGCGCCATTCCACGGTCTACGCGGTGGATCTCTTCAACATGGGGAAGAGCCAGCGTGTCGCCGGCCTGGACGCAAGCCTGGAGGCTACCGCCGACCGGATTGCGCGCCTGATGGATTCCCTCGGACTGGACGAAGCCGATATTGCCGGACACTCGCACGGCGGAGCGCTGGCGATGATGCTGGCCGCACGGCACACGCACCGCGTAGGCAAACTGGTGCTCTTCGCTCCGGCAAATCCGTTCTGTGGGCATGGCGCGCGCAATGCCCGCTTCTTTGCCACTCCGCTGGGAGCCTGGCTGGGACGGCGTGTTCCGCAGTGGCCTGGCCTGCTGCACCGCGCCGCACTGCGCCGGATGTACGGCGAGCCCTCGCGGATCATTGACGGAACGCTGGCCTGCTACACCGAACACCTCAGCATCCCCGGAACCATGGATCACCTGCTGGCGATTGTGCGTTCCTGGGGAAGCGACATGCGCCGCCTGAAGAAGGTTATGAACCAGCTGGCCGACGTTCCGGCTCTGCTGATCTGGGGCGACCGCGACCGCGCTGTAAGCCTGCCTTCGGCACAGCTGCTGGCGAAGGAGATGCATCACGCCGAGCTACTGGTGCTGCATGGCGTGGGACATCTTCCGTTTGAGGAACAGCCAGAGGTCTGCAACCGCGCTATCGCGCGCTGGTTGCAGAATTGA
- a CDS encoding DUF2164 domain-containing protein → MPTEKLTELSAQDRQQAISSLQTYAEQNLAEPLNTLAAGLLLDFFLEEIGPLVYNRAVADAQQRMQHKLMDLEGELQADAFQYWPSRAARKRR, encoded by the coding sequence GTGCCAACGGAAAAGCTCACCGAACTTTCAGCCCAGGACCGTCAGCAGGCGATCTCCTCCCTGCAGACCTACGCCGAGCAAAATCTGGCCGAACCGCTCAACACGCTGGCGGCGGGTTTACTGCTGGACTTTTTCCTCGAAGAGATCGGTCCCCTCGTCTACAACCGTGCCGTCGCCGACGCTCAGCAACGCATGCAGCACAAGTTGATGGACCTTGAAGGTGAGTTGCAGGCAGATGCCTTTCAGTACTGGCCTTCGCGCGCTGCCCGCAAACGCCGCTAG
- a CDS encoding winged helix-turn-helix transcriptional regulator: protein MASPKSSKKKPRAPLTFQSPDGRSSPRPDLDALVQQTIARVADKWTLLTLEALDQHGTLRFTQLAELVDGVSQKMLTQTLRQMEADGFVTRTVHPVIPPKVEYTLTALGRSLGEAFCSVWRWAEKNYKAIEKARSAYRMRSGISR from the coding sequence ATGGCTTCCCCAAAATCCTCGAAGAAGAAACCGAGAGCTCCACTCACATTCCAGTCGCCGGACGGAAGGTCTTCCCCTCGCCCTGACCTGGATGCATTGGTGCAGCAGACCATCGCGCGTGTCGCCGACAAGTGGACACTGCTGACCCTCGAAGCCCTGGACCAGCATGGTACGCTGCGCTTCACCCAACTGGCGGAGCTGGTCGATGGTGTGAGCCAGAAGATGTTGACCCAGACGCTGCGGCAGATGGAGGCCGACGGATTTGTCACACGAACGGTGCATCCCGTTATCCCACCAAAGGTGGAGTACACGCTGACGGCGCTGGGCCGCAGCCTGGGAGAGGCCTTTTGCAGCGTGTGGAGATGGGCGGAGAAGAACTACAAGGCCATTGAAAAAGCACGGTCGGCATACCGCATGCGCTCCGGGATTTCCCGATAA
- a CDS encoding SDR family oxidoreductase translates to MKVTGNTILITGGGSGLGRGLAEAFHKRGNTVIIAGRRKEVLDQVGAANPGIVGVQLDVQSEASINAFAADLAAKYPALNVLINMAGIMKTEQVIDPKAAEETINTNLLAPIRLTAALLPTLQKQPSATIMNVSSGLAFTPLALTPTYSATKAAIHSWSQSLRYQLKGTSVEVLELAPPYVQTELLGPHQKSDPRAMPLDAFIDETMQILETQPQAKEILVKNVHPLRFAGDFNAEKFDAWFEQFNTLLAGH, encoded by the coding sequence ATGAAGGTCACAGGAAACACGATTCTGATTACGGGCGGAGGCTCCGGTCTTGGCCGCGGTCTCGCTGAAGCCTTTCACAAGCGCGGTAACACCGTCATCATCGCCGGCCGCCGCAAAGAGGTGTTGGACCAGGTCGGTGCCGCGAACCCCGGTATCGTTGGGGTGCAGCTCGATGTGCAGAGCGAGGCTTCCATCAACGCCTTCGCCGCCGACTTGGCGGCAAAGTATCCCGCTTTGAATGTGCTGATCAACATGGCCGGCATCATGAAGACCGAACAGGTCATCGATCCGAAGGCAGCGGAGGAGACCATCAATACAAATCTCCTGGCGCCAATCCGGCTGACCGCCGCACTTCTGCCCACACTTCAGAAGCAGCCGAGCGCGACCATCATGAACGTCAGCTCCGGTCTTGCGTTCACGCCGCTCGCGCTGACGCCAACCTACTCGGCCACCAAAGCAGCGATCCACTCCTGGTCACAGTCGCTGCGCTACCAGTTGAAGGGCACGAGCGTCGAGGTTCTGGAACTGGCTCCGCCGTATGTCCAGACCGAGCTGCTTGGGCCGCACCAGAAGAGCGATCCTCGGGCCATGCCCCTGGATGCCTTCATCGACGAGACCATGCAGATCCTGGAAACCCAGCCTCAAGCGAAGGAGATCCTGGTGAAGAACGTCCACCCACTGCGCTTCGCCGGAGACTTCAACGCCGAAAAGTTCGACGCCTGGTTCGAGCAGTTCAACACTCTGCTCGCCGGGCACTAA
- a CDS encoding PLP-dependent cysteine synthase family protein: protein MYPGRSLITPLVPITLGDHPPIWCKLEFLNPSGSTKDRIARFILEKAYREGRIKEGDLIAEASSGSTSIAMALVSAQMGFRFIAVMPEGVSAERAMMIRGYGGEIILTPKEEGIFGALREVQRLGREEGAFLPLQFENEDNARAHRVGTAHEVINQIPGGSVAAVVSGVGTGGTLVGLYEGLRDSGCNVVPIVARPINRTSFGDVECCSFSARIPGVVDRLSKIFREDRLPGLLTIEVEDDEAIAATRKIIAKGFPVGPSSGLNFCAAIEAAKRINGPIVTVFPDRMERYFTTELFSTYRS from the coding sequence ATGTATCCCGGCAGATCACTCATCACTCCGCTTGTTCCCATCACCCTGGGCGACCATCCGCCTATATGGTGCAAGCTTGAGTTTTTGAATCCGTCGGGATCGACGAAAGACCGTATCGCCCGCTTCATCCTGGAGAAGGCCTACCGCGAAGGCCGCATTAAAGAAGGCGATCTCATCGCCGAGGCGAGTTCCGGCTCTACTTCGATCGCCATGGCGCTGGTCTCCGCGCAGATGGGATTTCGCTTCATCGCTGTCATGCCGGAGGGAGTCTCGGCCGAACGCGCGATGATGATCCGTGGCTATGGAGGCGAGATCATCCTCACACCGAAGGAAGAGGGTATCTTCGGCGCTTTGCGCGAGGTGCAGCGTCTGGGCCGCGAAGAAGGAGCTTTCCTTCCACTGCAGTTTGAAAACGAAGATAACGCCCGCGCGCATCGGGTCGGCACCGCGCACGAGGTCATCAACCAGATCCCCGGCGGATCGGTAGCCGCAGTGGTCAGTGGTGTAGGCACCGGCGGAACCCTGGTCGGTCTCTACGAGGGGCTTCGAGACTCCGGCTGTAATGTCGTTCCTATAGTTGCGCGGCCCATCAACCGCACCAGCTTCGGAGATGTAGAGTGCTGCAGCTTCTCCGCCCGTATTCCCGGTGTCGTCGACCGCCTCAGCAAGATCTTCCGCGAAGACCGCCTTCCCGGCCTGCTTACGATCGAGGTGGAGGACGACGAAGCCATCGCGGCTACCCGCAAGATCATTGCCAAGGGATTCCCCGTAGGCCCCAGCTCCGGCCTCAACTTCTGCGCCGCCATCGAGGCAGCGAAACGAATCAACGGGCCTATCGTCACCGTTTTCCCAGACCGCATGGAGCGCTATTTCACGACCGAGTTGTTCTCGACCTACCGCTCGTAG
- a CDS encoding IS5 family transposase, translating into MRGEEAKQSGMFSYVTMEQRIASDHPVRRIRTMVDAALKRMDGELSQLYAATGRPSIAPERLLRAQLLMVLYSIRSERQLMEQLNYNLLFRWFVGMEIDDPVWDVTVFTKNRERLIAGEASQKLLLAVLEEASQHKLLSEEHFTVDGTLIQAWANRRSFHEKADPPDRGTGAGGKKLLRDTHESSTDPEARLYRKSSSGASVPSYLGHVITENRNGLVVAAMATQAGTTEERAAALKMLKRIKRKKRITLGADKGYQYEKFIKALRRRKVRPHVAEYEPNPKWPNWLNSKERSEPGYAISQRKRKLVEKVFGWMKLDRSMRQTKLRGLRKVDWMVQLMAAAHNLLRLVKLIPPIPAQS; encoded by the coding sequence ATGCGGGGAGAAGAAGCGAAGCAGAGCGGGATGTTCAGTTACGTAACGATGGAGCAGCGGATCGCATCGGATCATCCGGTGCGGAGGATCCGGACTATGGTGGATGCGGCACTGAAGCGGATGGATGGTGAGTTGTCGCAGCTTTACGCGGCGACAGGGCGACCATCGATCGCGCCGGAACGTCTGCTGCGTGCGCAGTTGCTGATGGTGCTGTACTCGATTCGCTCGGAACGGCAGTTGATGGAGCAGCTGAACTATAACCTGTTGTTCCGCTGGTTCGTGGGCATGGAGATTGACGATCCGGTGTGGGACGTGACGGTATTTACCAAGAACCGGGAGCGTCTGATCGCCGGCGAAGCCAGCCAGAAGCTTCTGCTGGCGGTGCTGGAGGAAGCTAGCCAGCACAAGCTGCTCAGCGAAGAACACTTCACGGTGGACGGCACGCTGATCCAGGCATGGGCCAACCGGCGCAGCTTCCATGAGAAGGCCGATCCTCCGGACCGTGGGACGGGAGCGGGTGGTAAAAAGCTACTGCGTGATACTCATGAGTCCTCTACCGATCCGGAAGCGCGGCTGTATCGCAAGAGCTCCAGCGGAGCATCGGTTCCCAGCTATCTGGGCCATGTGATCACCGAGAACCGCAACGGTCTGGTGGTGGCGGCCATGGCCACACAGGCCGGGACGACAGAGGAACGTGCAGCGGCTCTGAAGATGTTGAAGCGGATCAAGCGTAAAAAGCGGATCACGCTGGGAGCCGACAAGGGCTATCAGTACGAGAAGTTCATCAAGGCCCTGCGCCGTCGCAAGGTCAGGCCGCACGTGGCCGAGTATGAGCCGAACCCCAAATGGCCCAACTGGCTCAACAGCAAGGAACGCAGCGAGCCGGGATATGCGATCAGTCAGAGGAAACGCAAACTGGTTGAGAAGGTCTTCGGTTGGATGAAGCTGGACCGTTCGATGCGACAGACCAAGCTGCGTGGGCTACGCAAGGTGGACTGGATGGTACAGCTCATGGCCGCAGCCCATAATCTGCTGCGGCTGGTGAAGCTGATACCTCCCATCCCAGCACAGTCATGA